The Hordeum vulgare subsp. vulgare chromosome 4H, MorexV3_pseudomolecules_assembly, whole genome shotgun sequence genomic interval AAAGGTTGAGCTTCACTGTCTTTGACTGAGTTTAGAGAGAATTATCTATAGCTACAACACAAAATATAGCTCGTGATGAATGTATTGCTCTGGTATTCTATATGTTCGGTAATTTTTTCTATAaacaagggaaagtttacaaagtCTGACTTTATACAAATATAATACGCACTATCATTTTAGGGCAGAGCAAGTAGATACTCCCGAGGCATGTGTCATGTCATGCAAAAAAATATACTTGGTACCAATCATTTTGAGCTAAATTTCAGGGCATGGTTCTGTTACAAAAACTTTAAATATTCTATGGAATTAAGCTAGATTATACAAATACCATTATAAAAGAATTATGCTTCATTTTACCAAatcctccctccgtcccaaaataagtgactcaactttgtactaactttagtacaaacttaatataaagttgagtcacttattttggaacggataaAGTAACAAAGTCTATGTAGATCTTAATATTTGTCAGCATTTAAGTCAACGGATCTCAAGCTAATTAGTTGGGTAAAAATATGCTCTAGCCTCTAGATGCACCAGGCAATTAAGAAAACTGGTACTGACAACAAGAAATTTGGAGCATTGGCATTTGACCAGATTTATACCCAGTGAATGTTACGGCAACAGTTCTGAGTACAGGGAAACCTACTCCATCCCCAATGACCTGCCACAATTACGACAATTTCTGAGACCATCTACACTTTCAGGGTTTGTATTCTGATTACAGTAAACCTTGACCAATCTTTGGCCACCCAAGGCCGATGATgggaccaaaaaaaagagaaaaaaaaacagagCTCCTAGGTGACTCATGCCAACTTATGGTCAAGGATGTTTCACCGACGATGACACCACATTTGTTTCCACCGCAAAACTGCACTCCCCTGGATGTCCATGCCTCACTTTCATCTGCAAAATTGATTGTAGCAATTAGATGGAACAGCATCGCATATGCGATGTTTAACTGCACATAAAACTGCTGCACTTACATGTACAAGATCCACACCACCCGAGCGCCTTGTAAACTGTTTTGGTTACTTCAAATAAAACAAACCTCGGTATAAACAGACAGCTACGATTCAGGTTTCATTGGAggctcgtccttcaatcctttcgTCAGCAGATCATAGTTGATGGATGCAAGTTGTGAAAGATTCTGCAGCAAGAAGaatttagaagaatgatgtgcagCAAATATGCACGAGACGGCTTCTTTTCTTTTTGCAGATGTGTATTTAAGGACTAGCATCATATTTGGAACCAGATCGCAATCACAATGACAGGTGAAAACTTTTATTTGCAGTGTCGGGTCATATATTATTAATAACTTTGGGATGGATTATGTGGCCAGAAGAATTTATAAGGGTGGTGTGCAGAATATAGACACAAAAGGACTGTGGATGTACATTTTAAGGACTGGCTTCGCATTTGAAACCAGACCACAGATGCAATTGACAGGTCAAAACTGTTATTTGCAGTGTTGGAACATTACTAATAACTTTGTGTAATCTAGGTCTCATTAGCCGAAGAAGACCCAGGCCAATCCACATGGCCTCTTTGAGCAacgtcagagacagagacatagtAAATTGGTCCACGGGCATCACAGTAAGTCCTCTGATCTACTACAGGTGCTGCGACaacctttaccaagtcccaacgaTTGTCAACTACGAGATCCGCTGGTCCGCTATATTTACCCTAGCCCACAAGAACAAATCTTTGGATATTTGTACTATGTGTATAATGTGTTACAGTCAAGCGATTATGTCACACTCAATGGGATGACTGAACTATTGCTTAACCAACTCGCCCACAGATGACCAACATTTATAGTAACTACAGCATTCAATACTTCTGTGAAATTGGTCCTTGATCTGTCGTTTTCTTGCAATTTGCGTACAAACTTGTAATGTTCAAAATTCACTCAAGAAAGAAACGTAAGGAACGTTTGATATAGTGGAAAGGGGAGGGCTAACACACAAACTTGGGGAACAGTTAATTCAAGATCATTCCAATTTATGTGTTGATAAACTTCAATCATCATTGGATTTGAACAAAAAATAAGACCTGTGAAGCTGTAGGTTTACCTTGAACGAGAAGTTGCTGAAAGAGTAATTGACATTTGGGCCAGATTCAAAGTCAGTGGGGCCACCTCCATGCTCATCCCCCTAATCAACACAATTTTGAAACATAAAGGTAGGTTAACAATCCACaatgaaaacacattttttttgttttgttttttggtcTCCTAAACTACTGAAATTGCTTAGTCATGTTCTTTTCAATCATCTGAGACAACAATTATCCATACCATGTCATCTTGGTGATTGCTCACGCAACTACTGCTGCCACTATGGCTTCCATTCTCACTGGAATCCTCAAACTCATAGGCTTCATATATGTTTTCATCTGATGGATTCCAAGAGTAACGGCTGGTGAAGTAGCTGGTATCAAATGCACTATCTGAGGAGGGAACGAAGGCAGCCTGCAAATGATTTTTCTGTTATCCCTGGTATGCCTGTACAATTGCAGTTTGTATCTTCAGAAAATAATCGTTAACCCTATCTCACCTTCTGCCTAGCAATGGTATCCCAGCTAACGTCCTTAAAGAAAGGATGTTGTTTAACCTAAAGGAAAGAGAATTAGTAACATCAATCaggtatatatagtaaaatatttGAATAGAGTATCAATGAAACGAAGTTCCATGAAAGGAGATTTCTAGCACCATCGAAATACCTCAGAGGCACCATCTGATCCTAGACGTTGATGAGGGTCTTCTGTCAAAAATCTGGAGGAAGTTGTCGTAAGATCACTCTAGTCTTACTTAAACCATATCCACAACTAACTAGATCAAACATTTCGAATTTGAGCATGAAGCTGCTAAGCATTCTTGTAACTGAAATCTGCACCGTTGATGGCATGCCTATACTTAAAAGTTAAAATGTACAAAGATTCCAGATTATAATATTCCAGTGAGAGCACAGGTGACAAACATCGCATTATACGGAACATGCTACTACAGTACTACTATTACCCTATGCATAGAAACTGCAAAACTATAAACCCTGTTCTATGTCATTTCAAAGTAGAGAGCAAATGCCAAGCTATCTGGTGAACAAGTATAACTGTTTGCAAGGACATGAGTACGGAAGTACTTGTGTCTGGTTTGACTCTAAATCCCACCTGTGTAATACAATCAATAATATGAAATTCTAATTAATAAACTTGACCTGAAGCAACTTGTGCGGTGATCTAACAGTTGAAATAAGCAAGATCATATGTCCGTTCACCACCAACAGCGTATAAATGAATAATAATGGATTATACCTTTCAGGCTTCGATTGTTTTCTAGGTGAATCTCATGATAGACCCTCAGCCCCGGTGCTATATTTGGTTATTTACTAAAATCTCCTTTTGGGGGAGAAGGGTGGACTGCTAGTGTGTACTATGATTTAGAAGATACAGAGTATAATTAGTGGACATGTATGGTTAGGTTTCTTTTGTGTATTGCAGCAATAATCAAAATGAATGCAGCCCAAACATGCAATAATATTAGCCCTTTAACTCCCACGCAATGTTCAGGATATCGGTAACTGGTACCATATCGGTGGGGTTCTGAGTAGGGATAAATAGGCGAAATTTCCAGTTGATCGTCCGACAGATCAGTTAATCGGTTATTCGGTGACCAACCAAGTATTTGGAACAAGTGCTCCCAGGTCCCAACTCCCCAAAGTACACATGACAAAGCACAATACCTAAAGCCCTTAATTAACATTTGAACAAGAAGCAATAGCATGCTATCATGTAACGCTATAAATATTAGTAATTAAGTACTCGGATGGTTTGAAAAAAATTCTTACTTGTCAATTAGATCTCTCGCTTCGAAACTCATCTCTTCTGGGACATGTGGCCACGGTATTTTACGATTAAGAATATTGTCAAAAATTGTCTACAGAAACAAGTACAACAAGAATGTCAAGTTGCATCGACGCGTCCAGATAAGAGAAACCAACATTGAGTTCTAGAGACCAACATTTTATACAGAACATGCAAAGTATGGTACCTGAGGGTGCTCTGCATTAAATGGAGGTATTCCAACAAGTAACTCAAAAAGAATTACACCTACAGACCACCAATCTGCACTAGTACCTGTGAAGATAATGCACACAGCAAAAAAGTAAGTCAAGATCAGAAGAAAACATAGAATTTAAACAACAATTATGTTTTATCATTTTACCATGCCCTGTCCCCAAAAGGATTTCGGGTGCTAAATAATCAGGGGTTCCAACCGCAGAACGCTTTTGTCGCCGTGCACGGTGATCCATTTCCTCTAATTCATTCATCTGAGGTTCATCGTCTCCATACAATGAAGCCCCGCTAACAGCAGGGCCAGATAGATCATCTGTGCTATTGATCAGACCAACCTTGGACAACCCAAAATCTGTCAACTGAAGGCAATTAAGATTAATAAACAGCATAAATATTATGAAGAAATAGACATGGTATCCCAATAACGGAAATGGTATTTTTCCTGCCCGTAAAATGCTCAGAAAATAGGATATTgagtatggaagtagtggtgaatGAAACAATTTCAGGCTACAAGAAATGGGAAttcagaaacaaaattgtgtcacAAATATGTTCTTTAATTATGAATGGCACCTCATAAATAAGCCAATGGATCTGCACTAAGTTTAAATTTGACAGTGCCTTATGTTTTTAGGAATGTTAAAAAGGAAAATTTGCCATCCTCGTGACAACATAATTTTCCATTAGAAACATTTGATTTGCCATGCTAAAAAATCTGACGTTCGGTTTGTAGCGAAATCCTATGTTTTTCTCCTAGGAAAACACTCATGGTTTTTTAATATTACCTAATACGCTTACACCAAGCTCAGAGCCTctgaaatccagaaaaaaaaaacCAGAGATGATGGCATTGTAAAGTTTCTAATCACGCATCATGGACTTGAATATTGATTATACTCAATACCATGTAAGTTGGCTGGTTATTTTATCTCCTGTTACAAATTTACGTTTCTTCGATCAAAGTAAATACAACCAGTAACCAAACAGAAATAAGAACCACATTTGAAAAACAAGAATGTTATTCTACCGCTATCAAATGTGGAACATGCGATGATTCGGAGAGAAAGGTTAACAATCATCTGTGTGTGTTACCTTTACATGCCCATCATGAGCAATCAATAGGTTGTCAGGTTTTAGATCTCTATGAACAATCTGCATGGAGTGCAAATATTCCAAAGCTAGCACCTGCAGGATATTTTTTTTAATGAATTGGCAGGGAGAAAATGATAAGTATTCAGACACAAACTTGCAAACAAACTTACAACTTCTGCAAGATATACACGAGCAACATCTTCATCCAAGCACCCTAAATTTCTCAGTAAAGAATACAGGTCGCCTCCATTTAAGTACTCCATGACCAGATACAAATTTTCCCGAGAGGTAAACGAATAGAAGAAACGAACCTTCCAAAAGCATAACCATTTTAGAATCAAGTTATATCCTAGTTGATAGTCATAATTGTAAGTTCACTCACCACAAAAGGATTCCTGACCGTGATCAATATATCACGTTCAGCCAATATACTTTCGACGGCATTTTTTCGAATCATATCTGCCTTCCTAAGTACCTGCTTAAAGTAAAGCAATCCAGCACATGAGTATTGTAGAAGAGTATTCTTCGCCATGAAACAAATGAAAGCTGAACCAGAGCAAGTTCAAAATTTGTTGCTGTACTACTTCTACATGAACATAAACTGAGAAGCGGTTTAGTAGTAAAATCAGTCCCATGGTATTGATTTTTGTGGTGTGTCAGCATGCAATCAAGTCGTATCAAAAATCACAATACACGTACATTCTTATAGAAAGTGATCGTGTAATATGATCCTTTCAGAAACCTACTTTTACCTGCTAACAAACATGAATAGGCAACAATGGTATCCAGATTGAAATATGAGAACTAACACTAGCTATACTcgaccttttctttttcttgacTTAGCAAGCTGGGAAGCAAATACAAGTGGAAAATGAGTAAATACCCTACCTCTCAGATTTCCCATCCCTAAAAACTAAATCCCACAAGAAATTCGCTCTGTCAGGACACTCATGTAAGCCCGCAAATGTTTTTCAATCCAATTATTTGCTCCATGTCATTTTTGGTAAATCCACTAAAAAAATATATACTGACAGAGCACATGAGTATCTACAAAAAATACCTTTATAGCAAAGAGGTCTCCTGTGGTTCTTTTCTTGGCCAAGAAAACACGTCCAAATGCTCCGCGGCTGATAGGTTTTATGATTTCAAAGTCATCGATTGAAGTACGATCCTTGACTGGATGAACAGGACTTGCTCGTAAGCTACGAACAACATCATCTTCTTCGTCCATTATGGTACTCGACGAGTCAACCTTGTCCATATCAACTGAGTCACAAAGCTGCAGGTACTTCTCCCTGAAGGATATATGAGAATGAGAAGGCAGAATCAATTAAAGAGTGAAAAAGGGAAAATAATAATACTGTTATAATTCAGCAATAGTGAAGTTGCTGAAAGATTTGTATTTAACTCAGAGATCCTCACCGGTGGAGTTTTTCTATGCGTGTGCCAAATGTTTGCACTGTGAGGGCTTCATGCTTCCTACGATTGACAATTTCTTGCAGATCTTCTATGCAAGTAACCAATTGGGATAAAGCACTTTCTTCATCCAGAGGAGTATTTGCAATACATCGTGCAATATCAGCAAGTTCAACAATCTGCACAGATTGAATGGAACTATTTTAGCAACTTGAAACTTGATAGACGAAGccgacaaaatttcaaaaatatgaaatggtTAGCACTTGTTACATTGAAATATATAATTACATCGATACCAAAGATGCACAATTAGGAGGAACTATCCACATGTCATCCTCAAGTTATGGAGGCGTTTGGTTGGGCCACGGGTAACATAAATGGTAACGTAATGAGGATACACGGTGTTGCAGCTGTAACGAGGCGATTGCTCGTTTTGTTTGGTTACCTCCGGTAACGGTAACACAGGAAAGGCAATCAATCAACAGAGATGAGAAAAGGCACTGCAATTAGGGTGGCGCTGCATGATTCTCCCTGCTGGACAGGGAGTTCGCTGGTTGCCGTTCTTTGACGCCTAAGAGATGAGAGGAGGTCGAACGATTGGAAGAGAGATTAGCGGCTGCAGCGGTGCCAATGACGGCGGAGGCACATGCAGCGACGAGATCTGGTGATGGCCGGCCACTGGCATGGATGCTGCTCGACGGATGAGTTGTGTCGAGGTCGGCATCTCTACAAAAGAGATGTCAAGCGAGAAGAAAGATCGGGACAGGACCGTTTAATGGCCATGGGTGGGCATAATCGGCTTTGTGCAGCGCTGTAATCCGATTCCACGGTATTTAATTCCACCATAATTCAACCAAACATTTATAACGAGTTTGGATGATGATGCAATCAGATGCCGGGCCAAAAACGGTGAAACAAACACGTCATATATGGTACTTTCTGATTACGTAACTTTATGCTGGTACTAAGCTAATTAATTCTGCAATGTAAGTCATTTCCTAACAGCAAAAAAGCGCTAATGGGGATACAAGAATGATTTCACCTACTATCATGAAAATCTATGAATCCTTTTATGTCGTATATATGTTATTTATTTTGAGCAGTTAACATTCAGAAGTTGCACAAACGCATTAATTTGTTATAATGCGTAAACAAGAGAATAAACAACAAGCATCAGTACTCTgtatatattactccctccgatccaaaatAAGTATTGCAGTTTTGAACTAAGGTTAGTTCAACCATAGTTCAAAATTGCGACACTTATTATGGATTCGAGGGAGTATCACGGCTACTAGCTTTGCACATCAAACTCATATAAACAAAGATAGGAGTACTAGCTACTTCTTCCAGAGTCTGGGTAATTTCGCAGCTACCAACTTTCTAGCAGAATGATCTGTTACTAATGCAAAAACATAGATATACATATAATAACTTAAATTGTATGCATGGCTTACCTGTGGAAGATCATTACTCTCATTAATCGCACTTCTACCAGCTAAAAGCATGTCTATATGATTTGATCTTGGAGTCGTTAGTGGAGATCGAGGAGTCATACTTCCTGCCGATGATGTAGCCATTCCATGATCAGATTTCGGCCCAAAGCGAGTCTTACATGTCATTGAAGGAAGATTTTTTATGTCATCCAACGAAATAGTGTTATCAGCCTCTTGGAGATAGTCGAGCATATCAGCAGAACCTCTTCTAGACCAATCAGACAGTTTTGGAGAGGGgccatcagattcttcattgatgcTTGGATTTGAAACTTTTGCAGCATCTGGACTGCTGACAGAATTGACAAGGTCTCTCTGTGTATAAGATTCGACCAACTTTTCAAGTGTTTCTGCAACTCTTACTAAACGTTCATCAACACTTACACCTTTTTGGTCACACCTGTCAGCGATTGCACAGACTGCTGAATGATTTTCTACGTAATTTGTAGGGATATATTCTTCACATATGCGACACATTATTGAACCCTCTTCAGAAATATTTGGCTGGTCAGACCAGTGTCCCCATGAAGTTTTGTGTTGATGCTTGGGAGGAAGCGGTTGCTGTGATACAGATTCTACTGGACTGGTTAATTCAACGCCACTAGGAATCGTAGCGAGTATATCTATTTTCTTAGTAGGTGATTCCTCTTTAATAGGGGTAGGTTCTTTGGGGGGCTTCGGAACAGGTGATGGAAAAGGTTTCCACGAAGAAATCCGTTCTCTGGGTGGAGATTCAACCTCTTTCTTGATATCGGTGTCAAGGGGCAAAAGAATCTTAACAGGCTTTATCTCCTGGCTTCTTCTCCATTTCAGATTATGCTGCTCTTGACTGTACGATTTTCTTGCATCGCTTTTGCTGCTTCTGCTTGTTGTAGCATGTGGACCTGATTGAGTTAAGATCTTGTTATCAGCAGATTGTATAATCTTATCTCGCTGATCCATAACAATTTCATCCTCAGCAAATCCACTCTCCTTGTGAAACTGGAGCAGCCTTGTACATCTTGTAAGGATAAAGAGCATCCGAGTGTAAAGCTTCTTCAGCACACCCATCGGGAGCTCCTGACGTTGATCATCCAAATCTTGCACTATACCTTCACATTGTAGCCAAAGTTCCCCGGGTGTCATTACAGAGCAGCTGCGTGCAAGTATTAacaaatcctccaaagtttctttCCACTCAGGATGAGAGTCTGCGTACTTCTCCATTACACTAACCAAGTCTCCCGCAAAAACTGCCAAATCTGTATTTACCTCTTCCTTTGCCTTCTCAAATCTCACCTGAATAACTTTTAACACCTCCTGCGTAGATAACAAATGACAAGATAATAGTTATTGGGTAGTAAAAGAATCaggcaaaaataaaatagaagtgTGAAACGCGGATACAGCATCGATCATCATCTCACCCAGAACAATAATTGAGATTACCTTCAAGTTGTATACGCCTCGAGGTTTCAAGAATGGGAATGGTCGGACCCCTTTGGAGTTCAACTCATGTGAAAAACTTTTTATATCTGAAGGGTTTCTCTTCCTTGGTGCACTAGTAGCCTGCATAATGGCCTTGAAGCGTGGAGACTCGGATTCCTTTGGCGTTTCACAGGCGTCATATGCAGACTGTCAATTAAGATGTAGTTGCAGAGAtgtaagaagaaaaaaaggaaagatagACAACTCATGGTTTACTTGTAAGTAAGGTGTGGAAAGCATATATAAATACATCATTACCACGGTCGCTGGTATTTGGGGTGGAGTCCTCAAATCTCCCGAATGGTTCCGAAAAGAATTAGATTTAGCTGTGTATAAGATAGATTAGATGCCCACGTATCAGATATGATTGTTAAGACAAAAGGAAACCAGAGCAAAGGACCAGGCCAAATGTAAACATCTATTAGAAGAACAAAGAGAACAAGCCCCACAAAAAAAAAGCCGCCAGAACACACAAACATGGTATCGAGTTATAGAAGGCACACTTGGTTTTAATTTGCATAGAGAGATCCAACAGTTGTTAGGTATTGCCCTATAAGTATACAAATGTAGTAAAGTACTACTCCGTCTCATAACGTAAGACGTTTTTACAAGCTAAACTAGCTtgcaaaaacgtcttacattatgggacggagggagtacaatgtaCTGCATTCAAACCTACACGTAATGTTCATATGAGATTCGTACAATCAATCAAACCATGCACTATAGGATTGTAATCAGACAGCTAAAGCAATAAAATATGCATCTCTATAGTATCATTCAGTATGCTGCATGCTCCAAACACTTTAATATTATGAACTAATGAAGCACAAGTGAATTGACGAATACGGCTGTGTACCCATCGACAAGTGTCAAGGAAGTGATACTGAGTGCCGCCTACCACGTGTCAGAAAAAGACTTATCATACAATGAATTGTTTATATAGAACTAAAAGGGGAGATGACAGATGAATGCACTTGTATTTGGTTAGAGCCGCCTTATGCTCAAGCACTAGAACAggtaagcaataacgaacattctCTTGCCGTTTCGATTTGGCAACGATTAGAAAATTCATTTTGTCAGCACCAGCTATCTGGATACGACATGCGTCGAGATGGATTACGCACTCGCGTCACCCGACAACTCAACACGTCTAATAAGGTGAGACTACAGATTCTCTGCTGTCTTATCGGAAACCGTCAACTTAGTAAGTAATTGAGGAGCATGAATAGCTAGAGCCTACACTCCCATTCGCGGCGGCATATATGAGAGCTCACCACCACTAGTACTGAGCTCTAAGCCCTAGCTTCCACCAATGAGTAGCCAGCTTATACAGGGCCATGCAGCAAAGCCATGAACAAAACTTCCAAACAGGGTAGCACACACAGCAGGATCAGCACTACCTTTTGCAGCGCTCTTCCCTTCCGGTTCCACGGCCGCGCCGCGCACGGGTTGCACGGGCTGCACGGGCTGCTCGGCCGCCTTCCCCTTGCCCCGGTTACTACTAGCACTGGCAGCGCTGGCGGAATCGGCCCAGGAGCTGACGGGCTTCTTCCCGGAGGTCCCGACCTGGGAGTGGCCGCGCGCGAGGTTGCTGCTCCCGAGCGCGGCGGCCATCCGCTGGCCCTCGTGCGGCAGCGGGCCGGATCTCGTCTTGATCTTGTTGAGGCCGAGCGAGGAGGCGAGGATCGGCGAGagcgcggcggcgggggcggcgtcCCTGAGGTGGTGCTTCCGGGCGTCGGGGCTGGGGGAGGCCTtgggggagggggcggcgacggcgggggaGCCGAAGAGCTTGTCGCGCTTCTTGGGGGTCTCGGATTTGGGCTTCTTCTTGTCGGAtctggaggaggcggaggaggaggccggcgaggcCGCCCCCGGGGCCGAGGTGGGCGTGCGCGGGCTGTTGCTGCCGTCCGGGCTGGACGAGTCGGACGACTTGTGCCGCGACGAGAAGAAGCGGCCCTTGAACACCATcgccgcctcgcctcgcctcgccggcGGGGATGGGACTTCCGTCGAACAG includes:
- the LOC123447453 gene encoding probable serine/threonine protein kinase IREH1, coding for MVFKGRFFSSRHKSSDSSSPDGSNSPRTPTSAPGAASPASSSASSRSDKKKPKSETPKKRDKLFGSPAVAAPSPKASPSPDARKHHLRDAAPAAALSPILASSLGLNKIKTRSGPLPHEGQRMAAALGSSNLARGHSQVGTSGKKPVSSWADSASAASASSNRGKGKAAEQPVQPVQPVRGAAVEPEGKSAAKAKSNSFRNHSGDLRTPPQIPATVSAYDACETPKESESPRFKAIMQATSAPRKRNPSDIKSFSHELNSKGVRPFPFLKPRGVYNLKEVLKVIQVRFEKAKEEVNTDLAVFAGDLVSVMEKYADSHPEWKETLEDLLILARSCSVMTPGELWLQCEGIVQDLDDQRQELPMGVLKKLYTRMLFILTRCTRLLQFHKESGFAEDEIVMDQRDKIIQSADNKILTQSGPHATTSRSSKSDARKSYSQEQHNLKWRRSQEIKPVKILLPLDTDIKKEVESPPRERISSWKPFPSPVPKPPKEPTPIKEESPTKKIDILATIPSGVELTSPVESVSQQPLPPKHQHKTSWGHWSDQPNISEEGSIMCRICEEYIPTNYVENHSAVCAIADRCDQKGVSVDERLVRVAETLEKLVESYTQRDLVNSVSSPDAAKVSNPSINEESDGPSPKLSDWSRRGSADMLDYLQEADNTISLDDIKNLPSMTCKTRFGPKSDHGMATSSAGSMTPRSPLTTPRSNHIDMLLAGRSAINESNDLPQIVELADIARCIANTPLDEESALSQLVTCIEDLQEIVNRRKHEALTVQTFGTRIEKLHREKYLQLCDSVDMDKVDSSSTIMDEEDDVVRSLRASPVHPVKDRTSIDDFEIIKPISRGAFGRVFLAKKRTTGDLFAIKVLRKADMIRKNAVESILAERDILITVRNPFVVRFFYSFTSRENLYLVMEYLNGGDLYSLLRNLGCLDEDVARVYLAEVVLALEYLHSMQIVHRDLKPDNLLIAHDGHVKLTDFGLSKVGLINSTDDLSGPAVSGASLYGDDEPQMNELEEMDHRARRQKRSAVGTPDYLAPEILLGTGHGTSADWWSVGVILFELLVGIPPFNAEHPQTIFDNILNRKIPWPHVPEEMSFEARDLIDKFLTEDPHQRLGSDGASEVKQHPFFKDVSWDTIARQKAAFVPSSDSAFDTSYFTSRYSWNPSDENIYEAYEFEDSSENGSHSGSSSCVSNHQDDMGDEHGGGPTDFESGPNVNYSFSNFSFKNLSQLASINYDLLTKGLKDEPPMKPES